Genomic window (Culex pipiens pallens isolate TS chromosome 3, TS_CPP_V2, whole genome shotgun sequence):
aatACTCAAGGACAAcgaacagtgaacagtgaacaCCCTTTCAAACTTGAATGTTAATATGTTTGTATTTAAAGAAGTACACCTAATAAACCCGTTTAGTTTGGACGGCGTGGCCCAAGAGCGTTCAGTATAAAGTTGACAAACAGCCGATTCGAGTCCTTAGTCTTTGCATCCTGCTTATTTTTCGCCGGATAATCGTAATCAGCGTATTCATAGTAGTCGTAATAGTCAGTATACAGCTCACCACCATCGTCATACCCATAAAGAGATTCTTGCGCAATGCCAGGACGACGGATTATTCCATAGTCAATCAGTGTCGGTTGCTGTCTACGAATAGGTTTGGAAACTATtgcggaaaaaaaacaaattaaacttgTTCTCTGAATGGACAAAATAAGACTTACTCTGTCGCGGACCGTACCAGTATGCGAATGGTTGTTCAAATCTTGCAGGAAGTTCCTTATTTTGCGGCACGTACGACATTCCTCCGTTCCGTCTATTATTTGGCAGCATCGCCTGTAAATCGTACATATCTGCAATTACATTGAAAACCACATCCGGTCTGCCGTAttctgaaaaatgaaatgaattaATTTATGTTTACCGCTAGTACTAGTGGACGAACTTACGATAACCGACGCATGTTCTTGCACTGCAGGCTTGCTGCTTTCCATTTTTACCGGGACCAGCGACAATCGTTTGAGAGCTTCCCGGAACTTTTCTCGTTGGTTTTTTCTTACCAGCTGTTGTTGTCCTCATGGTTGTTGTTGTGGTGGTGGTTGTAGTCGTTGTAGGAACTGCAACAGAAATTTCATCACATTTTAAACAGATAGCAATTATCTCTCGAGACTTACCGACAGTAGAAGTGATTTCATCCTCGTAGTAATACTCGTACTCATCTTCTTGTCCTCGTACTATACCCATCTGTTGCAGTACAACAATAAAAGCATAAAGCAGAATCACAATATCAACTTTGGATTTCATTTTTACTCTTTCAATAACTAAATAACAATGGCAGCCATGGGCGCTGGGTAATGCctttaaattcaaattctgCTAATGGCATATTAATTCGATATTATTTAATTTGGTGCTGTGATACATTGAATTAAAAGTAAATTTCATGTGAATCACCTCTTGAAGGACAAATATAACATACTTGTAAATTTGATCACATGACattataattgcaaaacaacaagttttttttcagttaacgAGATTTCTGAAATAATAAGAATATTAAGCTTAACTTCAAAATTCTCTCAACATTATTCATTGAATTAAATGAAATACCAAACAGTTAACATTATTAGTTAACATTACTAGTTAAATCAAATACCTAACCAAGTTTATTTATGTCGTCATATATATTTATAGGATCATAGCACATTCCATTATatatattatttaatttatttatgtgtTATAGCATCAACTGTTAACTAATTTGAAGtgatattgtaattttttttacacatttctcaattaacatttacatttttaatattttgcttgaattaactggggtgacattgatatgatatcaaattatttttcggaatatttttcaactgataaggctggtacaaattttatttaatgttttaaaattgaaaatgtcttgaaatcagaacaatttttcggattgtgtttcaaaaacaaattaaatctaTTATGTACAAACAAATTCAAATAATCTgaaaattcagtattttttcgaattgaactcatttttattatgaCACATTGAAGTatgaatgtatgtatgtatgtttgTATTTATTGGAACCctcgtcttggcaggacttggccatgaccatAATATGTTTCAACTTCAACTGAGCCGCTTTGGTTAGTAACCGACATGTATGTTAAGGACCTTAAAAGATTGTAATTCGCATTCCAACCATTTCTTACGAAATGAAAAAGAAAGACAATGAAAATCAAGTGCCTTGggccaggcaatccacaactacCTCATCCTGTCCATAAATATATGAAAGCTCTGGGATATTTTTTTAGagggatttgattttttgaaatgtaaataaaataaatgaataagGCCGTTCCAAACATTTACAAAGTTTATGgaccgaaaaatcaaggggtaaaactttaatcaaaaaatatcaaaattttaatggaaagaAAAGTGCATTCAACTAAAAACTATCAACTTCGAAAGTAACTATCCTGCAAAAATAATCACTTTTAACCAtctttggactcgttgaaaaatatttcgaataCTTGTAAATTATCAATGTACAGTATCAgtatcgagggacataaacttaaaaatatattttcataggTGTAAGGAACATATAACAAATGCAGAGCAGAGCATATTATTTCAATTGTTAATCAGAAACCATCCCGATTTTGGTAGCCCTAATTTTAACTTGGGttgggacccgtggtgtaggggttagCGTGGTTGTCACGATGGCATTTtcaagacgagatttgtctgataacgccttccgtcggacggggaagtaaatgttggccccggtatAATCTAGAGGTTacgtcgttagctcagtccaggtgtaggagtcgtctccctggcaGTAGCATGCCCTGCTCctcgaggaaggtggggcaattatatggacgttttgaaaatttcgtcgttcATGGACGCCTCCCGACTaaaattagaacaaatttctgaggatggtggggcagttgccccatgttgccccaccctgtgcacgctagtgctcCCTGGGACCTGTCCCAGTGGACTCGCTAGTAGGTAGTTGgtctcacaatccaaaggtcgtcagttcgaattcgGGTGGATGGAgagtagcgtggctcacggatatatgaaaaagacaaaagtgttcaattccaaacgcctcgaccggatttttgtagcaatatggccccagaacatagcctgaaactttgagcgcatttggttaaggtttagtacttccaccattgacctgaagttagtatggaacttttaaagatttactatgggaaattttcacttttaacctcttcttagataaagtttcccaaaacccaatcaaattttcttattctcaagtttcttataggttttgatccggggaacaactttgtagaacatcgcaaagcgctaggaattgatcctgaaaagatacaggatattttttggagctaggatttttttttaacgtgctctaaaaatttgcctgtatctttccgggattaattcctagcgctttgtgatgttctacaaagttgttccccggatcgaaacctataagaaaccactactttgagaaaaattcatagggcataggaaaatatactcgaagaagagttaaaaagttgaaaataaataaattaaatttattgaaatttctttataacttcaggtcaatggtggaagttctaaaccttaaccaaatgcgctcaaaatttcaggctatgttttggggccatattgctacaaaattccggttgaggcgttcgaaattgaacacttttgtctttttcatatatccgtgagccacgctaatgGAGAGGTttgccttcggacacctaggtTCCTaggtaggaatctcgcaatcgagaacaccaagagcaaataatttatttattttttatctttattcATTTTAACTTTGTGTAATAAAACTAAATGGATAGGATAGTTACAAAAGTGaaactaattttaatttatgactAGAACTTAGCAAAAATTATTGTTGATGCCAAAAACCAGACATGACAAAATCCAATGTTATAAATTGAATCTGTAGCTGAACTTAGTTCATACTAAATTTTGGCTTAAGCCAAATTAAACTTAATTCTAATACAAAGATCATTAGCAATTCCCTACTAGAACAgcctcattaaaaaaaaaagttgtccgatTGGGCTCAAAATGTTTGTGGTCGAAATACCcgtattttttcttgtttgatcCTTAAAATGACCTACGccgtattagggtggtccaaaaaattggcattttcgtcgattttcgtaaaaaaacacattttaagcgTGATTGAGTGGGCTTTAAGAGAAAAATAGTtcggagtttcaaaaatttagccttatatttgaaaaggtcgtatgaaaacttgaaatCCGGGTTTGGAGGTCTCGGGATCGAATgccctatgtctgaaaatatttttatcggattcctcggacactTTGACATAACATATCCTAAAATGGCGAAGTtgcattaacaggattccgagatgtaattttttgaaaataaaatctggggtttcgacgcgccacgctcaaaaacaggaaaatgacgtaaatggaaaaacaactatttttactaTATCtgcgataattttaaaatttaagcgatgGTTACccaaatggccaaacaaaaaaaaatacgggtttaattatttcggccaaattTGGAGCCCTATCggacaactttttttcgaatcaggCTGTTTTCATATGGAATCGCTGTCATGGTATCCATGAAAAATTATACCATGGAAAATAGAACATGGATGTTATGGTGGCCAATGACAACATAAACCACCAATCAATATCTAACTAATATTATGTAAATTGGAATTTCCCTACCAGGCCTCTCTCTTGAGGACAAATTTTGTTGAAGATAGCCACCTCGGTTAGAATTTATTACGCCTGACGTGAGTTTCAAACCGATGACGGACGGGGCCACAGAAattaatattagtttttttagtaCTAAGATATCAATGTTGAAACCGAGTTAttcataggggagagtggggagacttgatccccggggagacttgatcccaagccagtatctcgtcagcatgtgggtaaaacaattagctttgttctagaaagttgtgcgaaattgactaaaactcattgtagaaaacaaagaaaaaaattaaaaaatgtttagattgagttacacacatttttctaagaagtgctgcaaaaaacttccaagagatcttttttctttgttttgataagtatagaaaacactcaaaaattattaaaaaaaatattttttatacatgaattgtttgataaatatATCAACTCccaaacccttacgcatttgatgttaaatttatcgtcatactatttttacaatcaattgtttaaaaaagtgcgtttagggagacttgatccctgcatttttacagtcactggaatcagcctcaaaattaaataacttgggtgggttttcgtacatagtttcctttagtatagttgtacataacttactgcagtttgaaccattatTCAAAAgtattgtaaacaaaaattaccagcttttgtaaacatgctcaattttggtctaaaaaagaaaattttaagtttttaaatattatacatgctaaacttgttatattttgaacacaaacgtacaggtttaatgtgaaattgctgtaacttatagaaaattaaaagtttggatgaataagaaacattttgcttaagatttcttcaaaatgatgaaagggggatcaaattacccccaacattttgaaaatgccggtttaaaatattttttaaaaacgcttggcattattcgaagagcttatctgatgaaatacccttatcagccaaacatagttgaatgattaagctttcaattcatgcaaaaagatcatagttttgtgagaaattgacagagttatgtgcgata
Coding sequences:
- the LOC120418276 gene encoding uncharacterized protein LOC120418276 isoform X2, whose amino-acid sequence is MKSKVDIVILLYAFIVVLQQMGIVRGQEDEYEYYYEDEITSTVVPTTTTTTTTTTTMRTTTAGKKKPTRKVPGSSQTIVAGPGKNGKQQACSARTCVGYQYGRPDVVFNVIADMYDLQAMLPNNRRNGGMSYVPQNKELPARFEQPFAYWYGPRQISKPIRRQQPTLIDYGIIRRPGIAQESLYGYDDGGELYTDYYDYYEYADYDYPAKNKQDAKTKDSNRLFVNFILNALGPRRPN
- the LOC120418276 gene encoding uncharacterized protein LOC120418276 isoform X1, which codes for MKSKVDIVILLYAFIVVLQQMGIVRGQEDEYEYYYEDEITSTVGKSREIIAICLKCDEISVAVPTTTTTTTTTTTMRTTTAGKKKPTRKVPGSSQTIVAGPGKNGKQQACSARTCVGYQYGRPDVVFNVIADMYDLQAMLPNNRRNGGMSYVPQNKELPARFEQPFAYWYGPRQISKPIRRQQPTLIDYGIIRRPGIAQESLYGYDDGGELYTDYYDYYEYADYDYPAKNKQDAKTKDSNRLFVNFILNALGPRRPN